A genomic window from Bacillota bacterium includes:
- a CDS encoding ABC transporter substrate-binding protein, translated as MFATALLLVILAVSLVLPGCVRAPEPPREAPKPAQPAQPQPQRPKWWGGVEPLSPAVKVRAGLKGVPSDGGVLIAKDRGYFQDMGLDVEILNFNSGQEIINPMAAGHLDVGLAVTDAALFNAILRGLPIKIVADKGTNIPKRPYYHLVVRKDLQDKIKDYKDLNGRKLAVVGTGSLDEICLDRVLKKGGMSTKGNDIDLVVIKAFPDMLAAMANKSIDGAMLIEPFIVNGVEKDICVRWKDPSEYEPDAQIAIVIYGPSMTSKPEVAKRFMMAYLKALRDYNDAFIKNKGVDAMIDTLCRVSLTKDPALYRKMNPAGLNPNGYVKVSGIDADLAWYKDRGLLKGEIKAADVVDHQYVEFALKAMGKYE; from the coding sequence CTGTTCGCCACCGCCCTGCTGCTGGTCATCCTCGCGGTGTCACTGGTCCTGCCGGGGTGCGTCCGGGCGCCCGAGCCGCCCAGGGAAGCGCCCAAACCTGCTCAACCGGCGCAGCCACAGCCGCAGAGGCCCAAATGGTGGGGCGGCGTGGAACCGCTATCGCCCGCCGTGAAAGTGAGAGCCGGCCTCAAGGGCGTCCCGTCGGACGGCGGTGTGCTCATCGCCAAGGACCGCGGATACTTCCAGGACATGGGCCTGGACGTCGAGATCCTCAACTTCAACTCCGGGCAGGAGATCATCAACCCCATGGCCGCGGGTCACCTCGACGTCGGCCTCGCCGTTACGGACGCCGCCCTGTTCAACGCGATCCTTCGAGGGCTGCCGATCAAGATCGTCGCCGACAAGGGAACTAACATCCCGAAACGCCCCTATTACCACCTCGTGGTCAGAAAAGACCTGCAGGACAAGATCAAGGACTACAAGGACCTCAATGGCAGGAAGCTGGCTGTCGTCGGCACGGGGTCCCTGGACGAGATCTGCCTCGACAGGGTGCTGAAGAAGGGCGGCATGAGCACGAAGGGCAACGACATCGATCTGGTCGTCATAAAGGCTTTCCCCGACATGCTTGCCGCCATGGCCAACAAGTCCATAGACGGCGCAATGCTCATCGAGCCGTTCATAGTGAACGGCGTGGAGAAGGACATCTGCGTCCGGTGGAAAGACCCCTCGGAGTACGAGCCCGACGCGCAGATCGCCATCGTGATATACGGCCCCAGCATGACGTCGAAGCCGGAGGTGGCGAAGCGGTTCATGATGGCGTACCTGAAGGCTCTCCGCGACTATAACGACGCCTTCATCAAGAACAAGGGCGTTGACGCAATGATAGACACGTTGTGCAGGGTGTCGCTCACGAAGGACCCCGCGCTCTATCGCAAGATGAACCCCGCCGGGTTGAATCCCAACGGCTACGTGAAGGTCTCGGGGATCGACGCCGACCTCGCCTGGTACAAGGACCGCGGGCTGCTCAAGGGTGAGATCAAGGCCGCCGACGTGGTCGACCACCAGTACGTCGAGTTCGCGCTCAAGGCCATGGGCAAATACGAGTGA
- a CDS encoding alkaline phosphatase → MNRQGRAICLALSVCILVTLSSGFSLAAAGAVKNVIVLVPDGCGSTHTTLARWYKGSPLALDEVLTGGVKTYAAESLITDSAPAATAFATGYKSNSKFVSVLPEKVTIPGLAQQGDPFKPVATVLEGAKLAGKATGIVATSNIQHATPAAFSSHNFNRNDYNDIAEQQVYQGMDVVLGGGKKYLLPKSAGGARTDNEDLVQVLRSMGYDIVENTGALMNSSASRIWGMFAGDAMAYDMDRDPAKEPSLAQMTQKAIEVLSKDPDGFFLFVEGSEVDWASHANDPVGVIGDVLAFDAAVMVALDFAKKDGQTLVVAFTDHGNGGMSIGSKQSDHNYDRLPYSAVLDLLKKAKISGQGLEARLSADRSNIIEAVAQYYGITDLKPEEIEAIRTAKPGSMNYAVGPIISGRCNVGWTTTGHSGEDVFLYSYGPSKITGLVENAEIAAKVAEAMGFSLNDLNSKMFVKARPAFEALGAKVDWNNIDAANPVLVVEKGNVKAELPVSKNVITINGGIRYMKGLTVFSRGTTFVPREALDLFAAVAK, encoded by the coding sequence ATGAACAGGCAAGGCAGGGCTATCTGTCTCGCGCTCAGCGTGTGCATCCTCGTAACCCTGTCCAGCGGCTTCAGCCTGGCCGCAGCCGGCGCCGTCAAGAACGTAATCGTGCTCGTCCCGGACGGGTGCGGGTCCACCCACACGACGCTCGCGCGGTGGTACAAGGGAAGCCCCCTGGCGCTCGATGAGGTCCTCACAGGCGGCGTCAAGACCTATGCGGCCGAATCGCTGATCACGGACTCGGCCCCTGCGGCCACAGCGTTCGCCACCGGCTACAAGTCCAACTCCAAGTTTGTCTCCGTCCTGCCAGAGAAGGTCACCATCCCGGGCCTGGCGCAGCAGGGTGACCCATTCAAGCCTGTTGCGACCGTACTCGAGGGCGCGAAGCTCGCAGGCAAGGCGACGGGCATCGTGGCCACGTCCAACATCCAGCACGCGACCCCGGCGGCGTTTTCGTCCCACAACTTCAACCGGAACGACTACAACGACATCGCGGAACAGCAGGTTTACCAGGGAATGGACGTCGTGCTCGGCGGCGGCAAGAAGTACCTCCTGCCGAAAAGCGCGGGCGGCGCCCGCACCGACAACGAGGATTTGGTCCAGGTACTCCGCAGCATGGGCTACGATATCGTTGAGAACACCGGCGCATTGATGAACTCCTCGGCGTCCAGGATCTGGGGCATGTTCGCCGGCGACGCCATGGCATATGACATGGACAGGGATCCCGCGAAGGAGCCCAGCCTGGCGCAGATGACGCAGAAGGCAATCGAGGTTCTCTCCAAAGATCCCGACGGGTTCTTCCTCTTCGTCGAGGGCAGCGAGGTAGACTGGGCGTCGCACGCCAACGACCCGGTGGGAGTGATCGGTGACGTGCTGGCGTTTGACGCGGCCGTCATGGTCGCGCTGGACTTCGCGAAGAAAGACGGCCAGACGCTGGTCGTGGCCTTCACCGACCACGGCAACGGCGGCATGAGCATAGGCTCGAAGCAGAGTGATCACAACTACGACAGGCTCCCCTATTCGGCAGTCCTCGACCTCCTGAAGAAGGCCAAGATCTCGGGCCAGGGTCTCGAGGCGAGGCTCAGCGCCGACAGGAGCAACATCATTGAGGCGGTTGCGCAGTACTACGGCATTACCGACCTGAAGCCCGAGGAGATCGAGGCCATCAGGACGGCGAAACCCGGCAGCATGAACTACGCGGTCGGGCCCATCATCAGCGGTCGCTGCAACGTCGGGTGGACCACGACCGGCCACAGCGGAGAGGACGTTTTCCTGTACTCATATGGACCGTCGAAGATAACCGGGCTCGTTGAAAACGCGGAAATAGCTGCGAAGGTCGCGGAGGCGATGGGGTTCTCGCTCAACGACCTTAACTCGAAGATGTTCGTGAAGGCCCGCCCCGCGTTCGAGGCACTCGGCGCGAAGGTGGACTGGAACAATATCGACGCCGCTAACCCTGTACTGGTGGTGGAGAAGGGTAACGTGAAGGCCGAGCTCCCCGTCAGCAAGAATGTCATAACGATCAACGGAGGAATACGGTACATGAAGGGTCTGACCGTGTTCAGCAGGGGCACGACGTTCGTACCCCGGGAAGCCCTGGACCTCTTCGCCGCCGTGGCGAAGTAG
- the ychF gene encoding redox-regulated ATPase YchF → MNIPLIGLPASGKSSLFALLARSRSGNGKSNGTGVARVPDPRVDFLSGMYSPGKTTHAQVCLQDNPGYSAAAAASLARKADAVVLMVGAFAAAAGDGQVVREFDSLLSDLVIADLAQVESTLERMRNPRGGPHRDNEIAALAQVQGVLESGLPASLANLSPEDRTLLGGYGLATWRPIVVAVNLSEEQLGQAGYPGKAELARRCRESGGQMVEFGCLVENEIASLPPEDQQSFLSEYGLQEPGIHRLARAVYESMGLVSFFTVGEDEVRAWPLRRGSNARQAAGKIHSDIERGFIRAEIFSFDDLVRLGSARAVKESGRLRLESRDYIIQDGDICSFRFNV, encoded by the coding sequence TTGAACATACCGTTGATAGGACTCCCCGCGTCCGGAAAGAGCTCGCTCTTCGCGCTCCTCGCCCGGTCGCGGTCCGGTAACGGAAAAAGTAACGGCACGGGTGTGGCAAGAGTTCCAGACCCCAGGGTGGATTTCCTCTCGGGCATGTACAGCCCCGGGAAGACCACACACGCCCAGGTGTGCCTTCAGGATAACCCCGGCTACTCGGCCGCCGCCGCTGCATCGCTTGCCCGGAAGGCCGATGCCGTCGTGTTGATGGTGGGCGCTTTCGCTGCCGCCGCGGGCGACGGCCAGGTAGTGCGCGAATTCGATTCGCTGCTGTCCGACCTGGTGATCGCGGACCTGGCGCAGGTTGAATCAACCCTCGAGCGAATGCGCAACCCCAGAGGAGGCCCCCACCGGGACAACGAAATCGCGGCGCTTGCCCAGGTGCAGGGCGTCCTCGAGTCAGGCCTGCCGGCATCCCTCGCAAACCTGAGTCCTGAGGACCGGACACTCCTCGGCGGGTACGGCCTGGCCACCTGGAGGCCCATCGTCGTGGCCGTCAACCTCTCGGAAGAGCAGCTCGGACAGGCCGGCTACCCGGGGAAGGCCGAACTCGCCCGCCGCTGCCGGGAGTCAGGGGGGCAGATGGTGGAATTCGGCTGCCTCGTTGAGAATGAGATCGCCTCTCTCCCGCCGGAGGATCAGCAGTCGTTCCTCTCGGAGTACGGACTCCAGGAACCCGGAATACACCGTCTGGCCAGGGCCGTGTACGAGAGTATGGGTCTCGTCTCGTTCTTCACCGTCGGGGAGGACGAGGTCCGCGCCTGGCCGTTGAGGCGGGGATCGAATGCCCGTCAGGCCGCCGGGAAGATACACAGCGACATCGAGCGGGGCTTCATACGGGCCGAGATCTTCTCCTTCGACGACCTCGTCCGGCTGGGTTCGGCGCGCGCCGTGAAGGAATCCGGGAGGTTGCGCCTGGAATCCAGGGATTATATCATCCAGGACGGAGACATCTGTTCCTTCAGGTTCAACGTGTGA
- a CDS encoding ABC transporter ATP-binding protein, with translation MILVDRVTKVFESRAGARRVLALDGISLAVPPGQFLCVVGPSGCGKSTLLRILAGLEHQSSGTVRVFAGGNGRTANTMVFQEQSVFPWMTVLDNVAYGLMTRGVPKAQRERAAREFIARMGLSRFAGAYPHQLSGGMKQRVSVARAFVTDPEILLMDEPFGLLDEQNRLLLQEELLRIWEGTSKTVVFVTHSVDEAISLGDRLVVMTAQPGKIKADLDVDLPRPRELAALRGSRRFAELFAYVWGLLKEEVTRGDGAAGPPPAGAARSSTSLEPSPS, from the coding sequence ATGATCCTCGTCGACCGCGTGACCAAGGTGTTCGAGTCGAGGGCCGGCGCCAGGAGGGTCCTGGCCCTCGACGGCATCTCCCTTGCGGTGCCGCCGGGCCAGTTCCTGTGCGTGGTGGGGCCGTCGGGGTGCGGCAAGAGCACCCTTCTCAGGATCCTCGCGGGCCTGGAACACCAGTCCTCGGGAACTGTGCGTGTATTCGCCGGGGGCAACGGCCGGACGGCCAACACGATGGTGTTCCAGGAACAGTCGGTCTTCCCGTGGATGACCGTGCTGGACAACGTCGCATACGGTCTGATGACACGCGGCGTCCCGAAGGCCCAGAGGGAGCGGGCCGCACGTGAATTCATAGCGAGGATGGGGCTCTCACGGTTCGCCGGCGCTTACCCGCACCAGCTCTCGGGTGGCATGAAGCAGCGGGTGAGCGTGGCCCGCGCGTTCGTCACCGACCCTGAGATACTCCTCATGGACGAACCATTCGGGCTGCTGGACGAGCAGAACCGCCTGCTCCTGCAGGAAGAACTACTCCGGATATGGGAGGGAACCAGCAAGACCGTGGTGTTCGTGACCCACAGCGTGGATGAGGCGATCTCCCTGGGAGACCGGCTGGTGGTGATGACCGCCCAGCCGGGGAAGATAAAGGCCGACCTCGACGTGGACCTGCCGCGCCCGCGCGAGCTCGCAGCGCTGAGGGGTAGCCGGAGGTTCGCCGAGCTGTTCGCGTACGTGTGGGGGCTGCTGAAAGAGGAGGTCACGCGCGGCGATGGAGCAGCGGGGCCGCCCCCTGCTGGAGCGGCCCGTTCCAGCACTAGTCTAGAACCGTCACCTTCGTGA
- a CDS encoding PD-(D/E)XK nuclease family protein codes for MNRFLSALAGICSKHLLDTKVLVVPSRQAGIQAGEALARGGTPWVNLRTMTPEDLALEVIAGILKETGRRQATDTMCRSLMLKIILELSSSGRLAGFERLKAGPAVAEMVFRSIRDLSMAEVDPAIADTPVRDAAWLYSLGLESRRWVDYPSLLRWAADSCSTAGSVGAPRAVFMVPSSAAFKPLEWRLIRAVSGDRCLAIPSDEVHGLAVPPSRRHRPWPAESRAGSPSAAGSSPFSWLYAPDQAPAPGGSPGECVRLHLFSATGGANEVREVFRRIVSAGIPADSVEIVYTSGDVYVPLIYSLGKQYGLPVTFAGGVPVSLTGPGRALLGFIDWLSSDFSAAAFRRMIVSGDLVLPPSAGGGAPGAARLSRVLVEAAVGWGRERYTTGLVSLAERYDLDGSGAARRDAEAARYLAAVTGALIDAVPDLTGAVDVASIAGACKVFVESFSRGASEEDRESQLTLVREMEERASVTGIVLPARDALRYVRDWLLELTTAPSTPEAGRVHASHYGTGGVSGRPNTYVVGLDAGSFPGAGAQDPVLLDELRTVLSPQLSLSAESPAENTYSMASLLAGIRGNLTLSYSCYDVVDGRACAPAAVVLQAHRLKTRRHDDYTALTAAVQPPAGFEAAAAQVALNDAEWWLQSLTVDESFRRCTPRVAAAYPGIRRGLEAEEARNGDSVTEYEGWIDHPYDLGTAGGTRPAASATSIEDLARCPLAFFFKYVLRVRSPEELLYSPNRWLDPSSRGELLHRAFREVLEGIVLRGERVDRSKHHTEAVEVAKRLAEEYLARIPAPSRAVFEQERREIVSAMDVLLRMEEESSDESSPAHFELEFGSGRADVTPPCSADPVEITIEDGRAMAVRGRVDRVDRLVSAAPGEEYAVWDYKTGGSRRYGDNAPFGGGRRLQHAVYAVAVEKMLRASGRPRARVVRSGYLFPTERGEGRRLAYDAGNPAKLQGLLRAIADLLAAGAFTPTDDRDTCDHCDYAPVCDGTGAPEVVKRKMATSPILDPLRRLRSYD; via the coding sequence TTGAACAGGTTCCTGTCCGCTCTTGCGGGTATCTGCTCGAAGCACCTGCTCGACACGAAAGTGCTGGTAGTGCCGTCCAGACAGGCCGGCATACAGGCGGGTGAGGCGCTGGCGCGCGGGGGGACACCGTGGGTGAACCTCCGCACGATGACTCCGGAGGACCTGGCCCTCGAGGTGATCGCGGGCATCCTCAAGGAGACCGGCCGCCGGCAGGCCACAGACACGATGTGCCGCAGTCTCATGCTCAAGATCATTCTCGAGTTGTCCTCATCCGGCCGCCTCGCGGGTTTTGAGCGCCTGAAGGCCGGCCCCGCGGTGGCGGAAATGGTGTTCCGCTCCATACGCGACCTTTCCATGGCGGAAGTGGACCCGGCCATCGCGGACACCCCCGTGCGTGACGCCGCGTGGCTTTATTCCCTGGGACTGGAGTCGAGGCGCTGGGTCGACTATCCATCGCTACTGAGGTGGGCAGCGGACTCCTGCTCAACCGCCGGCTCCGTTGGCGCACCCCGCGCCGTGTTCATGGTGCCGTCCTCCGCCGCGTTCAAACCGCTCGAGTGGAGGCTGATCAGAGCGGTCTCTGGCGACCGCTGCCTGGCCATCCCGTCGGACGAAGTGCACGGGCTGGCCGTCCCGCCCTCGAGGAGGCACAGGCCGTGGCCCGCGGAATCCCGGGCAGGATCGCCGTCCGCCGCCGGATCCTCGCCATTCTCCTGGCTCTACGCCCCGGATCAGGCACCCGCCCCGGGAGGGTCGCCCGGCGAGTGCGTTCGCCTGCACCTTTTCTCGGCCACGGGGGGCGCGAACGAGGTGCGAGAGGTTTTCCGCCGCATCGTTTCCGCCGGCATACCAGCCGATTCCGTTGAGATCGTGTACACGTCGGGCGATGTCTACGTCCCGCTGATCTACTCCCTCGGAAAGCAGTACGGCCTCCCCGTGACCTTCGCGGGTGGAGTCCCCGTTTCACTCACGGGCCCCGGCCGCGCCTTGTTGGGGTTTATAGACTGGCTGTCATCCGATTTCTCGGCGGCTGCCTTCCGCCGCATGATCGTATCGGGGGATCTGGTACTGCCGCCCTCCGCAGGCGGCGGCGCTCCAGGCGCAGCCCGCCTGTCGCGGGTACTCGTGGAGGCAGCCGTTGGATGGGGGCGCGAGAGGTACACGACCGGTCTGGTGTCGCTGGCCGAGCGCTACGATCTCGACGGAAGCGGCGCCGCGCGCCGGGATGCGGAGGCCGCGAGATACCTGGCCGCGGTCACCGGGGCGCTGATCGACGCGGTCCCCGACTTGACGGGGGCGGTCGACGTGGCATCCATCGCCGGGGCGTGCAAGGTGTTCGTGGAATCCTTCTCTCGCGGGGCGAGCGAGGAGGACCGCGAGTCCCAGCTCACGCTGGTTCGCGAGATGGAGGAGCGCGCTAGCGTCACCGGGATCGTCCTTCCGGCAAGAGATGCCCTGCGATACGTCCGGGATTGGCTGCTGGAGCTCACCACAGCCCCTTCCACGCCGGAGGCGGGGCGGGTCCACGCCTCGCACTACGGCACGGGTGGCGTCAGCGGTCGCCCGAACACCTACGTCGTGGGACTTGACGCGGGGAGTTTCCCCGGGGCCGGAGCACAGGACCCGGTACTGCTCGACGAACTGAGAACAGTGCTCAGCCCGCAATTGTCGCTTTCGGCCGAAAGCCCGGCTGAGAACACATATTCAATGGCGTCCTTGCTCGCGGGCATCCGCGGAAACCTCACCCTCAGCTATTCCTGCTATGACGTGGTCGACGGCCGCGCGTGCGCCCCCGCGGCGGTGGTCCTCCAGGCCCACCGGCTGAAGACCCGGAGGCATGACGACTACACGGCGCTTACCGCGGCGGTCCAGCCGCCAGCCGGCTTCGAGGCGGCGGCCGCGCAGGTCGCGCTGAATGACGCCGAATGGTGGCTGCAATCCCTGACCGTCGACGAGTCGTTCCGGCGCTGCACCCCACGGGTGGCCGCGGCGTACCCGGGAATACGTCGTGGGCTTGAAGCGGAGGAGGCGCGGAACGGAGACAGCGTAACGGAATACGAGGGGTGGATCGACCACCCGTACGACCTGGGTACCGCCGGGGGGACGCGGCCGGCGGCCTCCGCGACCAGCATCGAGGACCTCGCGCGCTGCCCGCTCGCGTTCTTCTTCAAGTACGTCTTGAGGGTCAGGTCGCCCGAGGAGTTGCTCTACTCCCCAAACCGCTGGCTCGACCCCTCCTCCAGGGGCGAGCTGCTACACCGGGCGTTCCGCGAAGTGCTTGAAGGGATCGTCCTCCGCGGCGAGCGCGTGGACAGGTCTAAGCACCATACCGAAGCCGTCGAGGTAGCGAAGCGCCTGGCTGAAGAGTACCTCGCCAGGATACCCGCACCCAGCCGGGCCGTATTCGAGCAGGAGCGCCGCGAGATAGTGTCCGCGATGGACGTGTTGCTCAGGATGGAAGAGGAGTCGAGCGACGAGAGCAGCCCCGCCCACTTCGAGCTCGAGTTTGGCTCCGGCCGCGCGGATGTGACCCCGCCCTGTTCCGCGGACCCCGTGGAGATCACGATCGAGGACGGGCGCGCCATGGCGGTGCGTGGCCGCGTGGACCGGGTCGACCGCCTGGTATCCGCGGCCCCCGGAGAGGAGTACGCGGTGTGGGACTATAAGACCGGCGGCTCGAGGAGGTACGGCGACAACGCCCCATTCGGTGGGGGCCGGCGGCTGCAGCACGCGGTGTACGCTGTCGCAGTCGAAAAGATGCTCCGGGCGTCCGGCCGGCCGCGGGCTCGGGTCGTGCGATCCGGATACCTCTTCCCCACCGAGCGAGGCGAGGGCCGGCGCCTGGCATACGATGCCGGCAACCCGGCGAAGCTCCAGGGATTACTCCGCGCCATCGCCGACCTGCTGGCGGCCGGCGCTTTCACCCCAACTGATGACAGGGATACTTGCGACCATTGCGATTACGCCCCCGTGTGTGACGGCACGGGGGCTCCCGAAGTGGTCAAGCGGAAGATGGCAACCTCGCCCATCCTGGATCCGCTGCGGAGGCTCAGGAGCTATGACTAG
- a CDS encoding ABC transporter permease: MLRQRGSPVYPVLSRFSPLLLLAAWEAASRAGLLDQRFFSAPSRIAASFGELLASGELVLNCAVSLWRIAAGFLLGAVPGVAVGLTMGLFPVVRAFLEPSMAAVFPIPKLAILPLILLIFGIGEASKIVIIAIGVFFLVMFNSMAGVVNIDRIYLDVARNHGAGRKDFYFTVALPGALPMVFTGFKLGMGTALLLIVAAEFVGARSGVGFMIWESWDMFDIERMFAGLITVSGIGYVTSACLDRLERLVIPWKA; this comes from the coding sequence ATGTTGAGGCAGCGGGGCAGTCCGGTGTATCCGGTACTCTCGAGATTCTCCCCCCTCCTTCTCCTGGCCGCTTGGGAGGCCGCGTCGAGGGCGGGCCTCCTCGACCAGCGCTTCTTCTCCGCGCCGTCCAGGATAGCGGCCTCGTTCGGCGAACTCCTGGCGTCGGGCGAGCTGGTGCTCAATTGCGCGGTCAGCCTCTGGCGGATCGCTGCGGGGTTCCTCCTCGGCGCAGTGCCCGGCGTCGCGGTCGGGTTGACAATGGGCCTGTTCCCCGTGGTCAGGGCGTTCCTCGAGCCATCCATGGCGGCCGTCTTCCCTATTCCGAAACTCGCCATACTACCACTCATCCTGCTCATATTCGGCATCGGCGAAGCCTCAAAGATCGTGATCATCGCCATCGGCGTGTTCTTCCTCGTGATGTTCAACAGCATGGCGGGCGTGGTGAACATCGACCGCATCTACCTCGACGTGGCGCGGAATCACGGGGCCGGCAGGAAGGACTTTTACTTCACGGTCGCGCTCCCGGGCGCCCTGCCGATGGTGTTCACCGGGTTCAAACTGGGAATGGGCACCGCTCTCCTCCTGATAGTCGCGGCCGAGTTCGTGGGCGCGCGATCCGGGGTGGGCTTCATGATCTGGGAGTCGTGGGACATGTTCGACATAGAGCGGATGTTCGCGGGGCTGATCACCGTGTCCGGCATTGGATACGTCACGTCCGCCTGCCTGGACCGGCTTGAAAGGTTGGTCATCCCGTGGAAAGCATGA
- a CDS encoding S-layer homology domain-containing protein: MRTRILAAVALVGVLAAGALVPSGRAGASRDVWGPGWLKKMFLDEDEAPWAVGYMAKMKAKGLISGYSDGRYKPNASVSRVDLIAAAVKLIDADDEAESRSGSSLPFADEAFIRSSYSWAAGYLSAALNHGILRSSSDRFQPDKLATRLWTAEVFTRAMGLESAALAKMSATLGYRDEYLIPANKVGYVAVMRDKGIMTGSDNNFRPNYSVTRGELAVILDRCDEWMAPRASSELRGVISSVDTDKQKMSIRLYDREWWSGNRKDADEDEVFSGSTTLNVSPLALILVDDKYAALGNLRSGYRVVVLKSGDDEASVIDASTGDIAGWPGSTEIDDYTEENDDREDVDEDEDEDVGEDVDDDSNASQLVAGTVKSIQLKNYREITMRDNDGRTRTYRIADDCRVRLTSGRESWVEDIRAGDRVTLEIVSGEVVKVTFGILAEAISEDEVITGTILSVRSDRYSLIVETGDGSTKAIIVSENASIKRNGESVSLNSLREDDEVEIGMQDWEAVRIEAGSVSSSDYTGEVTRLSLDTSTRKITIKTSNGSSKTLELYTTVSVEFEGLPLEIEDVVVGDQVSLRVSSSKVRKVTIKQRTTSDVLGQVASVVLDDGYYRLRLKTSAGTTTYSMIPNVIIKEGSKSLTPRDLKQGASVVVRLAGDVVTKVTVLD; encoded by the coding sequence GTGAGAACTCGTATTCTCGCAGCCGTGGCGCTGGTAGGCGTGCTGGCCGCCGGCGCGCTCGTACCCTCCGGCCGGGCGGGGGCTTCGAGGGACGTGTGGGGGCCGGGATGGCTCAAGAAGATGTTCCTGGACGAGGACGAAGCCCCGTGGGCGGTCGGTTACATGGCCAAGATGAAGGCGAAGGGTCTCATATCGGGGTACTCCGACGGCCGGTACAAACCGAACGCCTCGGTATCCCGCGTCGACCTCATCGCGGCTGCCGTGAAGCTCATCGACGCGGATGACGAGGCTGAGTCCCGGTCGGGCAGCTCGTTGCCGTTCGCCGACGAGGCGTTCATCAGGTCGAGCTACTCGTGGGCGGCCGGGTACCTGTCGGCGGCGCTGAACCACGGTATCCTCCGATCCTCATCCGACAGGTTCCAGCCCGACAAGCTGGCGACGAGGTTGTGGACCGCTGAGGTATTCACGCGAGCGATGGGCCTGGAGTCAGCGGCGCTGGCGAAGATGTCGGCTACGCTCGGCTACCGCGACGAGTACCTGATACCCGCGAACAAGGTCGGCTATGTCGCGGTGATGCGGGACAAGGGCATCATGACCGGGTCGGACAACAATTTCAGGCCGAACTACTCCGTGACCAGGGGTGAACTGGCCGTGATTCTCGACAGGTGCGACGAGTGGATGGCGCCAAGGGCGTCGTCCGAACTGAGGGGCGTCATATCCTCGGTCGACACCGACAAGCAGAAGATGTCCATCAGGCTCTACGACCGCGAGTGGTGGTCCGGGAACCGGAAGGACGCCGACGAGGACGAGGTGTTCAGTGGCAGTACCACGCTTAACGTGTCGCCTCTCGCGCTGATCCTCGTTGACGACAAATATGCTGCACTCGGTAATTTGCGCTCGGGATACAGGGTCGTGGTACTGAAATCGGGCGACGACGAGGCCAGCGTCATTGACGCGAGTACGGGCGACATCGCCGGCTGGCCCGGCTCGACGGAAATCGATGACTATACTGAAGAGAATGACGACCGCGAGGACGTAGACGAGGACGAAGATGAAGATGTTGGTGAAGATGTTGATGATGACTCCAATGCCTCTCAACTGGTCGCAGGCACGGTGAAATCGATCCAGCTCAAGAATTACCGCGAGATCACCATGCGCGACAATGACGGACGGACCCGCACGTACAGGATCGCCGACGATTGCAGGGTGCGACTCACCTCGGGCAGGGAATCGTGGGTTGAGGACATTCGCGCTGGTGACAGGGTAACCCTCGAGATCGTTTCGGGGGAGGTAGTCAAGGTCACGTTCGGCATCCTGGCAGAAGCTATCTCGGAGGATGAGGTCATCACGGGGACGATCCTGTCGGTCCGGTCGGACAGGTACAGCCTGATAGTTGAGACCGGTGACGGCTCAACGAAAGCGATCATCGTCAGCGAGAACGCCAGCATCAAACGTAATGGCGAATCCGTGAGCCTCAATTCCCTGCGGGAAGACGACGAGGTCGAGATAGGGATGCAGGATTGGGAGGCCGTCCGGATAGAGGCCGGCAGCGTGTCATCGAGCGACTACACCGGCGAGGTCACCCGCCTCAGCCTCGACACCTCGACGCGCAAGATCACGATCAAGACTTCGAATGGATCCAGCAAGACTCTCGAACTATACACAACCGTAAGCGTCGAGTTTGAAGGGCTGCCCCTCGAGATCGAGGACGTCGTTGTGGGTGACCAGGTTTCGCTGAGAGTCTCGAGTTCGAAGGTTCGCAAGGTGACCATCAAACAGAGAACGACGTCCGACGTCCTCGGTCAGGTGGCCTCGGTTGTCCTCGACGACGGCTACTACAGGCTCCGTCTCAAGACATCAGCAGGGACGACGACGTACTCCATGATACCCAACGTTATCATAAAGGAAGGGTCGAAGTCACTGACACCGCGTGATCTCAAGCAGGGCGCCAGTGTGGTGGTTCGCCTCGCCGGGGACGTCGTCACGAAGGTGACGGTTCTAGACTAG